In Massilia forsythiae, one DNA window encodes the following:
- a CDS encoding alpha/beta hydrolase — protein sequence MQRSHTMRRIAAAAFCTLLVLPGAGALAQQDAPPVFQLWPDGTPGSAKRHGEAEKLADGAYVSNVHDPSLTVMRADPRHANGAAVIVVPGGGHRMLVFQNEGMLAAQHLKRLGVSAFVLKYRLARDPQSRSDAGAGYSIEGDAAADLRRAVRWVRAHAAAYGVDPQRIGVMGFSAGGELVTLVADNPEPAAPASSRRDALDGQSGRPDFQVLVYPGPLGVPAKAIREAPPAFLVAGSRDACCMAPALDLYRQLTAAGVSAELHLYADTGHAFNLGQRGERVSLQHWPDRLADWLSDGGWLTARNGRKPEGVPAP from the coding sequence ATGCAACGATCGCACACGATGCGCCGCATCGCCGCGGCCGCCTTCTGCACCCTGCTGGTGCTGCCCGGCGCCGGCGCCCTGGCCCAGCAGGACGCGCCGCCGGTGTTTCAGCTGTGGCCGGACGGCACGCCGGGGTCGGCCAAGCGCCACGGCGAGGCGGAAAAGCTGGCCGACGGCGCCTACGTCAGCAACGTCCACGACCCCTCGCTGACGGTCATGCGCGCCGACCCGCGCCACGCCAACGGCGCCGCCGTGATCGTGGTGCCTGGCGGCGGCCACCGCATGCTGGTGTTCCAGAACGAAGGCATGCTGGCGGCGCAGCACCTGAAGCGCCTGGGCGTGTCCGCCTTCGTATTGAAATACCGGCTGGCGCGCGATCCGCAATCGCGTTCCGATGCGGGCGCGGGCTACAGCATCGAAGGCGACGCCGCCGCCGACCTGCGCCGCGCGGTGCGTTGGGTGCGCGCGCACGCGGCCGCGTACGGCGTCGATCCGCAGCGCATCGGCGTGATGGGTTTTTCGGCCGGCGGCGAGCTGGTGACGCTGGTGGCGGACAATCCCGAACCCGCCGCGCCGGCGTCCAGCAGGCGCGATGCGCTGGACGGACAAAGCGGCCGCCCCGACTTCCAGGTGCTGGTGTATCCGGGCCCGCTGGGCGTGCCGGCCAAGGCGATAAGGGAGGCGCCGCCGGCCTTCCTGGTGGCGGGTTCGCGCGACGCCTGCTGCATGGCGCCGGCGCTCGACTTGTACCGGCAATTGACGGCGGCCGGCGTGTCGGCCGAACTGCACCTGTACGCCGACACCGGGCACGCCTTCAACCTGGGCCAGCGCGGCGAGCGCGTCTCGCTGCAGCACTGGCCGGACCGGCTGGCAGACTGGCTGTCCGACGGCGGCTGGCTGACGGCACG
- a CDS encoding glycosyl hydrolase family 28-related protein, with amino-acid sequence MKMLPNSRPVPALAPTLAPLALALGLAFGACGAQAASIPASVSAFQQMPDDPHAVVVRAKGDGIADDSAAIQQAIDSAANKGEGGLVFLPSGRYRITRSILIPLAVRVYGVGKTRPVFVLAPNTPGFQQGVANMVIFTGGDQYTVGKVPMPVPSAVPFKGDVRDANSATFYSALSNVDFDIGAGNPAAAAVRMHTAQHSNLSHIDFHTGSGLAGVYQVGNVAYDLRFFGGRYGILSEKTSPAWQFTLLDSHFEGQREAAIREHEAGLTLVNTEIRDTPVGIDIDRGYGDWLWGRDVRFENVSKAALVISNEDNVYTQVGFEGASARNVPTWARMRDSGKTLNGAGRNYRVDAFNYGLTLQDMGTPGRFAVDYKTSALPAAPAAAPAPALRSLPPSAQWANVRSFGARGDGKTDDTAAIQKAIDGNRVVYLPLGFYLVNDTIRLKPDTVLVGLHPGLTQLVLPNGAPAFQGVDGPKALLESARGGDAIVSGIGLATGEVNPRAVALLWRAGERSLVDDVRIQGGHGTRTADGNRNDPYKKDANFDTTAWWDRQYPSVWVTDGGGGTFSGIWTPSGYAQAGFYVSNTSTPGHVYELSAEHHVRAEIVLDGVKNWEFLAPQTEEEVRDGMDSVSLEIRNSSKLLFANYHAYRVTRSIKPAPAAVKITNSSDIRFRNVHVNGESGFATCDDNGCATYLRASKYPYENAIVDVTRNLQVREREFAVLDYSGRQAAAPAPSGQVEKLADGFYSIAGGAVDANGKLYFVDRHWRRIHGWSREQGLTVERDAPLDPVNLAIDRSGNLMVLSSYGPEATVYAFKPGTPATSITVIKPTPVMQRAGARVAVPVNFWQNGEFQDQIDPKTYEFTTLATMFKRDVALPKAREYVSPDGSLVLPAYRVLRQGSADHLGYRWSDTLDTHGFVSAPAGERVVFTNGSENRTFSGLMGAGGAITDLKQVADRGGESAAMGPDGKVYVANGQVFVYGADGKPSGRIDVPERPLQLLFGGPDRRTLFILTHHSLYAARVE; translated from the coding sequence ATGAAGATGCTCCCGAATTCGCGCCCGGTGCCGGCCTTGGCCCCGACCTTGGCGCCCCTGGCGCTGGCCCTGGGCCTGGCCTTCGGCGCCTGCGGCGCGCAGGCCGCGTCCATCCCGGCCTCCGTCTCCGCCTTCCAGCAGATGCCGGACGATCCGCACGCGGTCGTCGTGCGCGCGAAAGGCGACGGCATCGCCGACGACAGCGCCGCCATCCAGCAAGCCATCGACAGCGCCGCCAACAAGGGAGAAGGCGGGCTGGTATTCCTGCCCTCCGGACGCTACCGCATCACGCGCAGCATCCTGATCCCGCTGGCGGTGCGCGTCTACGGCGTCGGCAAGACACGTCCGGTGTTCGTGCTGGCGCCGAACACGCCGGGCTTCCAGCAGGGCGTGGCCAACATGGTGATCTTTACGGGCGGCGACCAGTACACGGTCGGCAAGGTGCCGATGCCGGTGCCGAGCGCGGTGCCGTTCAAGGGCGACGTGCGCGACGCCAATTCCGCCACCTTCTATTCCGCCCTGTCCAACGTCGACTTCGACATCGGCGCCGGCAACCCGGCCGCCGCCGCGGTGCGCATGCACACCGCCCAGCACTCGAACCTGAGCCACATCGATTTCCACACCGGCTCCGGCCTGGCCGGCGTCTACCAGGTCGGCAACGTCGCCTACGATCTGCGCTTCTTCGGCGGGCGCTACGGCATCCTCAGCGAAAAGACCTCGCCGGCCTGGCAATTCACCCTGCTCGATTCGCATTTCGAGGGCCAGCGCGAGGCCGCCATCCGCGAACACGAGGCCGGCCTCACGCTGGTCAATACCGAAATCCGCGACACCCCGGTCGGCATCGACATCGACCGCGGCTACGGCGACTGGCTGTGGGGGCGCGACGTGCGCTTCGAGAACGTGTCGAAGGCGGCACTGGTGATCAGCAACGAGGACAACGTCTACACGCAAGTCGGCTTCGAGGGCGCCTCGGCGCGCAACGTGCCGACCTGGGCGCGCATGCGCGACAGCGGCAAGACCCTGAACGGCGCGGGCCGCAACTACCGCGTCGACGCCTTCAACTACGGCCTCACCCTGCAGGACATGGGCACGCCGGGCCGCTTCGCCGTCGACTACAAGACCTCCGCCTTGCCGGCCGCGCCGGCGGCGGCGCCCGCGCCCGCCCTGCGTTCGCTGCCGCCGAGCGCGCAATGGGCCAACGTGCGCAGCTTCGGCGCGCGCGGCGACGGCAAGACCGACGACACCGCCGCGATCCAGAAGGCGATCGACGGCAACCGCGTGGTCTACCTGCCGCTCGGCTTCTATCTCGTCAACGACACCATCCGCCTGAAACCGGACACGGTGCTGGTCGGCCTGCATCCGGGCCTGACCCAGCTGGTGCTGCCGAACGGCGCGCCCGCGTTCCAGGGCGTCGACGGCCCGAAAGCGCTGTTGGAAAGCGCGCGCGGCGGCGACGCCATCGTGTCCGGCATCGGCCTGGCTACCGGCGAAGTCAACCCGCGCGCGGTGGCGCTGCTGTGGCGCGCCGGCGAACGATCGCTGGTGGACGACGTGCGCATCCAGGGCGGCCACGGCACGCGCACCGCCGACGGCAACCGCAACGACCCGTACAAGAAGGATGCGAACTTCGACACCACCGCCTGGTGGGACCGCCAGTATCCGAGCGTGTGGGTGACGGACGGCGGCGGCGGCACCTTTTCCGGCATCTGGACGCCGAGCGGCTACGCCCAGGCCGGCTTCTACGTTAGCAACACCAGCACGCCCGGCCACGTGTATGAACTCTCGGCCGAGCACCACGTGCGCGCCGAGATCGTGCTGGACGGGGTGAAGAACTGGGAATTCCTGGCGCCGCAGACCGAGGAAGAGGTACGCGACGGCATGGACTCGGTCTCGCTCGAGATCCGCAATTCCAGCAAGCTGCTGTTCGCGAACTACCACGCCTACCGCGTCACGCGCTCGATCAAGCCGGCGCCCGCGGCCGTGAAAATCACCAATTCCAGCGACATCCGCTTCCGCAACGTGCACGTCAACGGCGAGAGCGGCTTCGCCACCTGCGACGACAACGGCTGCGCCACCTACCTGCGCGCCTCCAAGTACCCGTACGAGAACGCCATCGTCGACGTGACCCGCAACCTGCAGGTGCGCGAGCGCGAATTCGCGGTGCTCGACTACAGCGGCAGGCAGGCCGCTGCGCCGGCGCCCAGCGGCCAGGTCGAAAAGCTGGCCGACGGCTTTTATTCGATCGCCGGCGGCGCGGTGGACGCCAACGGCAAACTGTATTTCGTGGACCGCCACTGGCGCCGCATCCACGGCTGGAGCCGGGAACAAGGCTTGACGGTGGAACGCGACGCGCCACTCGATCCGGTCAACCTGGCGATCGACCGCAGCGGCAACCTGATGGTGCTGTCGAGCTACGGGCCGGAAGCGACCGTGTACGCCTTCAAGCCGGGCACGCCGGCGACAAGCATCACCGTGATCAAGCCGACGCCGGTGATGCAGCGCGCCGGCGCGCGCGTGGCGGTGCCGGTCAACTTCTGGCAGAACGGCGAGTTCCAGGACCAGATCGACCCGAAGACCTACGAATTCACCACGCTGGCCACCATGTTCAAGCGCGACGTGGCGCTGCCCAAGGCGCGCGAATACGTGTCGCCGGACGGCAGCCTGGTGCTGCCGGCCTACCGCGTGCTGCGCCAGGGCAGCGCCGATCACCTCGGCTACCGCTGGTCGGACACGCTCGACACCCACGGCTTCGTCAGCGCGCCGGCGGGCGAGCGCGTGGTGTTCACCAACGGCTCGGAAAACCGTACCTTCAGCGGCTTGATGGGAGCAGGCGGCGCCATCACCGACCTGAAACAGGTGGCCGACCGCGGCGGAGAGAGCGCAGCAATGGGGCCGGACGGCAAGGTGTACGTGGCCAACGGCCAGGTGTTCGTGTACGGCGCCGACGGCAAGCCAAGCGGACGCATCGACGTGCCGGAACGGCCGCTGCAGCTGCTGTTCGGCGGCCCGGACCGGCGCACGCTGTTCATCCTGACCCATCACAGCCTGTATGCGGCGCGCGTGGAGTGA